In Oncorhynchus clarkii lewisi isolate Uvic-CL-2024 chromosome 16, UVic_Ocla_1.0, whole genome shotgun sequence, one genomic interval encodes:
- the LOC139368698 gene encoding cold shock domain-containing protein E1-like isoform X26: MERVHSEPPLARNNASATSVVAIPRSFSVSHKKHKRTPLYRRSMSFDPGMLHNGHTAFANGTAVGIRETGVVEKLLTSYGFIQCSERQARLFFHCSQYNGNLQELKIGDDVEFEVSSDRRTGKPIAVKLLKIKPEVLPEERISGQVGPDSHASPFTVLHGYIHPVVSAIPTHLDGKSAPGQVPTGSVCYERNGEVFYLTYTPDDIEGNMHLDTGDKVSFYMETNKHTGAVSAHNIVLVKKKQMRCQGVVCATKEAFGFIERADVVKEIFFHYSEFKGDLEALQAGDDVEFTIKERNGKEVATDVRLLAQGTVIFEDISIEQFEGTVIKVIPKVPTKNQNDPLPGRICARISYTDKELLFGEKDTKSKVTLLEGDHVQFNISTDRRDKLERATNIDILPDTFHFTKESREMGVIAAMRDGFGFIKCVDRDARMFFHFSEVLEESQLHISDEVEFTVVPDMLSAQRNHAVRIKKLPKGTVSFHTQSEQRFVGVVEKEATAAITNNKSASPSKAKEKEAEEGVISYEDCGVKLTVSYHVKDLEGAAQPQAGDKVEFSINEVKRTGQQSAVTIKILNRTVNTKRLLGYIATLKDNFGFIETANHDQEIFFHYSELCGDMENLELGDTVEYTLSKGKGNKVSAEKVMKMAAVNSVGQDVGEAVMLGKVVRPLRSVDPSQTEYQGLIEHSEEEGMKGQNYSFGIMGMTNKADCLQKGELVKFQLCTVAQTGQKMACNVVPQRKALVECVKDQFGFITYEVGESKKLFFHVKEVQDGLELQTGDEVEFSVILNQRTGKCSACNVRRVSEGPKPVATPRPDRLVNRLKSITLDDSSAPRLVIVRQPRGPDNSKGFNVERKTRQPGVID; encoded by the exons ATGGAGAGAGTGCACTCTGAACCCCCTTTGGCACGTAATAATGCCTCTGCCACCTCTGTGGTGGCTATCCCCCGCTCGTTCTCGGTTTCCCACAAAAAACACAAGCGGACACCCCTGTATCGGAGATCA ATGAGTTTTGACCCTGGCATGCTCCACAATGGGCACACTGCGTTTGCCAATGGCACAGCGGTGGGCATCAGGGAGACTGGCGTGGTGGAGAAGCTGCTCACCTCCTACGGGTTCATCCAGTGCTCGGAGCGGCAGGCGCGCCTCTTCTTTCACTGCTCCCAGTACAACGGCAACCTGCAGGAGCTCAAGATAGGAG aTGATGTGGAGTTTGAAGTGTCCTCAGACAGGCGTACTGGCAAGCCCATAGCAGTGAAGCTGCTTAAGATCAAACCAGAGGTGCTTCCAGAGGAGCGCATCTCGGGCCAGGTGGGGCCAGACTCGCACGCCTCTCCATTTACTGTGCTGCATGGTTATATTCATCCA GTCGTCTCAGCGATTCCTACTCACCTGGATGGCAAGTCTGCTCCAGGGCAGGTCCCCACTGGCAGTGTGTGCTATGAGAGAAATGGG GAGGTGTTTTACTTGACCTACACCCCAGACGACATAGAGGGCAACATGCACCTGGACACGGGAGACAAAGTCAGCTTCTACATGGAAACTAACAAGCA CACCGGTGCAGTCAGTGCACACAACATTGTCCTGGTTAAGAAGAAACAGATGAGGTGCCAGGGGGTTGTCTGTGCCACCAAG GAGGCCTTTGGGTTCATTGAGAGGGCTGATGTGGTGAAGGAGATCTTCTTCCACTACAGCGAGTTCAAGGGCGACCTGGAGGCCCTGCAGGCCGGCGACGACGTGGAGTTCACCATCAAAGAGAGAAAC GGGAAAGAGGTGGCTACTGACGTGAGGCTGCTCGCCCAGGGGACAGTCATATTTGAGGACATCAGCATCGAGCAGTTTGAAGGCACTGTTATCAAGGTCATCCCTAAAGTTCCAACCAAGAACCAG AATGATCCACTACCAGGCCGCATCTGTGCCAGGATCAGTTACACAGACAAGGAGCTCCTGTTTGGTGAGAAGGACACCAAGTCCAAGGTGACCCTGCTGGAAGGCGACCATGTGCAGTTCAACATTTCCACGGACCGTAGGGACAAGCTGGAGCGGGCCACCAACATCGACATCCTGCCTGATACCTTCCACTTCACCAAGGAGTCCCGTGAGATG GGTGTGATCGCTGCCATGCGCGACGGCTTTGGCTTCATCAAGTGTGTGGACCGGGATGCCAGGATGTTCTTTCACTTTAGCGAGGTCCTGGAGGAAAGCCAGCTGCACATCTCTGACGAAGTCGAGTTCACCGTTGTGCCC GACATGCTGTCTGCCCAGAGGAACCACGCGGTGCGCATCAAGAAGCTGCCTAAAGGCACAGTGTCCTTCCATACCCAGTCTGAGCAGCGCTTTGTGGGCGTGGTGGAGAAGGAAGCCACGGCAGCCATCACCAACAACAAGAGCGCAAGCCCCAGCAAGGCCAAAGAGAAG GAAGCAGAAGAGGGAGTGATTTCTTATGAGGACTGTGGAGTGAAGCTGACTGTATCGTACCATGTCAAAGATCTGGAGGGAGCTGCCCAGCCACAGGCAGGAGACAAG GTGGAGTTCTCCATCAATGAGGTAAAGAGGACGGGCCAGCAGAGCGCGGTCACCATTAAGATCCTCAACCGCACAGTCAACACCAAAAGGCTGCTGGGATACATCGCCACGCTGAAAGACAACTTTGGGTTCATTGAGACGGCCAATCACGATCAAGAGATCTTCTTTCACTACAG tgaGCTGTGTGGAGACATGGAGAACCTGGAGCTGGGTGACACTGTGGAATACACCCTGTCCAAGGGCAAAGGAAACAAAGTCAGCGCTGAGAAGGTTATGAAGATGGCAGCAG TGAATAGTGTGGGACAGGATGTTGGTGAGGCGGTGATGCTGGGGAAGGTGGTGCGCCCTCTGCGTAGTGTGGACCCGTCGCAGACAGAGTACCAGGGGCTCATCGAGCACTCAGAGGAAG AGGGCATGAAGGGCCAGAATTACTCATTTGGCATCATGGGCATGACAAACAAGGCAGACTGTCTGCAGAAAGGAGAGCTGGTGAAGTTCCAGCTGTGCACAGTGGCCCAGACAGGACAGAAGATGGCCTGCAACGTTGTGCCCCAACGCAAAGCCTTAGTGGAGTGCGTCAAGGACCAG TTTGGTTTCATCACATATGAAGTTGGTGAGAGTAAGAAGCTGTTTTTCCATGTCAAAGAGGTGCAGGATGGCTTGGAGCTCCAGACTGGGGATGAGGTGGAGTTCTCAGTCATTCTCAACCAACGCACAGGGAAATGTAGTGCCTGCAATGTGCGCAGAGTCAG TGAAGGGCCTAAACCTGTGGCAACCCCCCGTCCCGATCGTTTGGTCAACCGGCTCAAGAGCATCACCCTGGATGACTCTAGCGCCCCCCGCCTAGTCATTGTGAGACAGCCCCGTGGCCCTGACAACTCAAAG GGCTTCAACGTGGAGCGGAAGACTCGTCAACCGGGTGTAATTGACTGA
- the LOC139368698 gene encoding cold shock domain-containing protein E1-like isoform X43 — protein MSFDPGMLHNGHTAFANGTAVGIRETGVVEKLLTSYGFIQCSERQARLFFHCSQYNGNLQELKIGDDVEFEVSSDRRTGKPIAVKLLKIKPEVLPEERISGQVGPDSHASPFTVLHGYIHPVVSAIPTHLDGKSAPGQVPTGSVCYERNGEVFYLTYTPDDIEGNMHLDTGDKVSFYMETNKHTGAVSAHNIVLVKKKQMRCQGVVCATKEAFGFIERADVVKEIFFHYSEFKGDLEALQAGDDVEFTIKERNGKEVATDVRLLAQGTVIFEDISIEQFEGTVIKVIPKVPTKNQNDPLPGRICARISYTDKELLFGEKDTKSKVTLLEGDHVQFNISTDRRDKLERATNIDILPDTFHFTKESREMGVIAAMRDGFGFIKCVDRDARMFFHFSEVLEESQLHISDEVEFTVVPVSPGKKSMDMLSAQRNHAVRIKKLPKGTVSFHTQSEQRFVGVVEKEATAAITNNKSASPSKAKEKEAEEGVISYEDCGVKLTVSYHVKDLEGAAQPQAGDKVEFSINEVKRTGQQSAVTIKILNRTVNTKRLLGYIATLKDNFGFIETANHDQEIFFHYSELCGDMENLELGDTVEYTLSKGKGNKVSAEKVMKMAAVNSVGQDVGEAVMLGKVVRPLRSVDPSQTEYQGLIEHSEEEGMKGQNYSFGIMGMTNKADCLQKGELVKFQLCTVAQTGQKMACNVVPQRKALVECVKDQFGFITYEVGESKKLFFHVKEVQDGLELQTGDEVEFSVILNQRTGKCSACNVRRVSEGPKPVATPRPDRLVNRLKSITLDDSSAPRLVIVRQPRGPDNSKGFNVERKTRQPGVID, from the exons ATGAGTTTTGACCCTGGCATGCTCCACAATGGGCACACTGCGTTTGCCAATGGCACAGCGGTGGGCATCAGGGAGACTGGCGTGGTGGAGAAGCTGCTCACCTCCTACGGGTTCATCCAGTGCTCGGAGCGGCAGGCGCGCCTCTTCTTTCACTGCTCCCAGTACAACGGCAACCTGCAGGAGCTCAAGATAGGAG aTGATGTGGAGTTTGAAGTGTCCTCAGACAGGCGTACTGGCAAGCCCATAGCAGTGAAGCTGCTTAAGATCAAACCAGAGGTGCTTCCAGAGGAGCGCATCTCGGGCCAGGTGGGGCCAGACTCGCACGCCTCTCCATTTACTGTGCTGCATGGTTATATTCATCCA GTCGTCTCAGCGATTCCTACTCACCTGGATGGCAAGTCTGCTCCAGGGCAGGTCCCCACTGGCAGTGTGTGCTATGAGAGAAATGGG GAGGTGTTTTACTTGACCTACACCCCAGACGACATAGAGGGCAACATGCACCTGGACACGGGAGACAAAGTCAGCTTCTACATGGAAACTAACAAGCA CACCGGTGCAGTCAGTGCACACAACATTGTCCTGGTTAAGAAGAAACAGATGAGGTGCCAGGGGGTTGTCTGTGCCACCAAG GAGGCCTTTGGGTTCATTGAGAGGGCTGATGTGGTGAAGGAGATCTTCTTCCACTACAGCGAGTTCAAGGGCGACCTGGAGGCCCTGCAGGCCGGCGACGACGTGGAGTTCACCATCAAAGAGAGAAAC GGGAAAGAGGTGGCTACTGACGTGAGGCTGCTCGCCCAGGGGACAGTCATATTTGAGGACATCAGCATCGAGCAGTTTGAAGGCACTGTTATCAAGGTCATCCCTAAAGTTCCAACCAAGAACCAG AATGATCCACTACCAGGCCGCATCTGTGCCAGGATCAGTTACACAGACAAGGAGCTCCTGTTTGGTGAGAAGGACACCAAGTCCAAGGTGACCCTGCTGGAAGGCGACCATGTGCAGTTCAACATTTCCACGGACCGTAGGGACAAGCTGGAGCGGGCCACCAACATCGACATCCTGCCTGATACCTTCCACTTCACCAAGGAGTCCCGTGAGATG GGTGTGATCGCTGCCATGCGCGACGGCTTTGGCTTCATCAAGTGTGTGGACCGGGATGCCAGGATGTTCTTTCACTTTAGCGAGGTCCTGGAGGAAAGCCAGCTGCACATCTCTGACGAAGTCGAGTTCACCGTTGTGCCCGTGAGTCCAGGGAAAAAGTCCATG GACATGCTGTCTGCCCAGAGGAACCACGCGGTGCGCATCAAGAAGCTGCCTAAAGGCACAGTGTCCTTCCATACCCAGTCTGAGCAGCGCTTTGTGGGCGTGGTGGAGAAGGAAGCCACGGCAGCCATCACCAACAACAAGAGCGCAAGCCCCAGCAAGGCCAAAGAGAAG GAAGCAGAAGAGGGAGTGATTTCTTATGAGGACTGTGGAGTGAAGCTGACTGTATCGTACCATGTCAAAGATCTGGAGGGAGCTGCCCAGCCACAGGCAGGAGACAAG GTGGAGTTCTCCATCAATGAGGTAAAGAGGACGGGCCAGCAGAGCGCGGTCACCATTAAGATCCTCAACCGCACAGTCAACACCAAAAGGCTGCTGGGATACATCGCCACGCTGAAAGACAACTTTGGGTTCATTGAGACGGCCAATCACGATCAAGAGATCTTCTTTCACTACAG tgaGCTGTGTGGAGACATGGAGAACCTGGAGCTGGGTGACACTGTGGAATACACCCTGTCCAAGGGCAAAGGAAACAAAGTCAGCGCTGAGAAGGTTATGAAGATGGCAGCAG TGAATAGTGTGGGACAGGATGTTGGTGAGGCGGTGATGCTGGGGAAGGTGGTGCGCCCTCTGCGTAGTGTGGACCCGTCGCAGACAGAGTACCAGGGGCTCATCGAGCACTCAGAGGAAG AGGGCATGAAGGGCCAGAATTACTCATTTGGCATCATGGGCATGACAAACAAGGCAGACTGTCTGCAGAAAGGAGAGCTGGTGAAGTTCCAGCTGTGCACAGTGGCCCAGACAGGACAGAAGATGGCCTGCAACGTTGTGCCCCAACGCAAAGCCTTAGTGGAGTGCGTCAAGGACCAG TTTGGTTTCATCACATATGAAGTTGGTGAGAGTAAGAAGCTGTTTTTCCATGTCAAAGAGGTGCAGGATGGCTTGGAGCTCCAGACTGGGGATGAGGTGGAGTTCTCAGTCATTCTCAACCAACGCACAGGGAAATGTAGTGCCTGCAATGTGCGCAGAGTCAG TGAAGGGCCTAAACCTGTGGCAACCCCCCGTCCCGATCGTTTGGTCAACCGGCTCAAGAGCATCACCCTGGATGACTCTAGCGCCCCCCGCCTAGTCATTGTGAGACAGCCCCGTGGCCCTGACAACTCAAAG GGCTTCAACGTGGAGCGGAAGACTCGTCAACCGGGTGTAATTGACTGA
- the LOC139368698 gene encoding cold shock domain-containing protein E1-like isoform X42 codes for MSFDPGMLHNGHTAFANGTAVGIRETGVVEKLLTSYGFIQCSERQARLFFHCSQYNGNLQELKIGDDVEFEVSSDRRTGKPIAVKLLKIKPEVLPEERISGQVGPDSHASPFTVLHGYIHPVVSAIPTHLDGKSAPGQVPTGSVCYERNGEVFYLTYTPDDIEGNMHLDTGDKVSFYMETNKHTGAVSAHNIVLVKKKQMRCQGVVCATKEAFGFIERADVVKEIFFHYSEFKGDLEALQAGDDVEFTIKERNGKEVATDVRLLAQGTVIFEDISIEQFEGTVIKVIPKVPTKNQNDPLPGRICARISYTDKELLFGEKDTKSKVTLLEGDHVQFNISTDRRDKLERATNIDILPDTFHFTKESREMVRTLRRSMGVIAAMRDGFGFIKCVDRDARMFFHFSEVLEESQLHISDEVEFTVVPDMLSAQRNHAVRIKKLPKGTVSFHTQSEQRFVGVVEKEATAAITNNKSASPSKAKEKEAEEGVISYEDCGVKLTVSYHVKDLEGAAQPQAGDKVEFSINEVKRTGQQSAVTIKILNRTVNTKRLLGYIATLKDNFGFIETANHDQEIFFHYSELCGDMENLELGDTVEYTLSKGKGNKVSAEKVMKMAAVNSVGQDVGEAVMLGKVVRPLRSVDPSQTEYQGLIEHSEEEGMKGQNYSFGIMGMTNKADCLQKGELVKFQLCTVAQTGQKMACNVVPQRKALVECVKDQFGFITYEVGESKKLFFHVKEVQDGLELQTGDEVEFSVILNQRTGKCSACNVRRVSEGPKPVATPRPDRLVNRLKSITLDDSSAPRLVIVRQPRGPDNSKGFNVERKTRQPGVID; via the exons ATGAGTTTTGACCCTGGCATGCTCCACAATGGGCACACTGCGTTTGCCAATGGCACAGCGGTGGGCATCAGGGAGACTGGCGTGGTGGAGAAGCTGCTCACCTCCTACGGGTTCATCCAGTGCTCGGAGCGGCAGGCGCGCCTCTTCTTTCACTGCTCCCAGTACAACGGCAACCTGCAGGAGCTCAAGATAGGAG aTGATGTGGAGTTTGAAGTGTCCTCAGACAGGCGTACTGGCAAGCCCATAGCAGTGAAGCTGCTTAAGATCAAACCAGAGGTGCTTCCAGAGGAGCGCATCTCGGGCCAGGTGGGGCCAGACTCGCACGCCTCTCCATTTACTGTGCTGCATGGTTATATTCATCCA GTCGTCTCAGCGATTCCTACTCACCTGGATGGCAAGTCTGCTCCAGGGCAGGTCCCCACTGGCAGTGTGTGCTATGAGAGAAATGGG GAGGTGTTTTACTTGACCTACACCCCAGACGACATAGAGGGCAACATGCACCTGGACACGGGAGACAAAGTCAGCTTCTACATGGAAACTAACAAGCA CACCGGTGCAGTCAGTGCACACAACATTGTCCTGGTTAAGAAGAAACAGATGAGGTGCCAGGGGGTTGTCTGTGCCACCAAG GAGGCCTTTGGGTTCATTGAGAGGGCTGATGTGGTGAAGGAGATCTTCTTCCACTACAGCGAGTTCAAGGGCGACCTGGAGGCCCTGCAGGCCGGCGACGACGTGGAGTTCACCATCAAAGAGAGAAAC GGGAAAGAGGTGGCTACTGACGTGAGGCTGCTCGCCCAGGGGACAGTCATATTTGAGGACATCAGCATCGAGCAGTTTGAAGGCACTGTTATCAAGGTCATCCCTAAAGTTCCAACCAAGAACCAG AATGATCCACTACCAGGCCGCATCTGTGCCAGGATCAGTTACACAGACAAGGAGCTCCTGTTTGGTGAGAAGGACACCAAGTCCAAGGTGACCCTGCTGGAAGGCGACCATGTGCAGTTCAACATTTCCACGGACCGTAGGGACAAGCTGGAGCGGGCCACCAACATCGACATCCTGCCTGATACCTTCCACTTCACCAAGGAGTCCCGTGAGATGGTAAGGACCCTGAGGAGATCCATG GGTGTGATCGCTGCCATGCGCGACGGCTTTGGCTTCATCAAGTGTGTGGACCGGGATGCCAGGATGTTCTTTCACTTTAGCGAGGTCCTGGAGGAAAGCCAGCTGCACATCTCTGACGAAGTCGAGTTCACCGTTGTGCCC GACATGCTGTCTGCCCAGAGGAACCACGCGGTGCGCATCAAGAAGCTGCCTAAAGGCACAGTGTCCTTCCATACCCAGTCTGAGCAGCGCTTTGTGGGCGTGGTGGAGAAGGAAGCCACGGCAGCCATCACCAACAACAAGAGCGCAAGCCCCAGCAAGGCCAAAGAGAAG GAAGCAGAAGAGGGAGTGATTTCTTATGAGGACTGTGGAGTGAAGCTGACTGTATCGTACCATGTCAAAGATCTGGAGGGAGCTGCCCAGCCACAGGCAGGAGACAAG GTGGAGTTCTCCATCAATGAGGTAAAGAGGACGGGCCAGCAGAGCGCGGTCACCATTAAGATCCTCAACCGCACAGTCAACACCAAAAGGCTGCTGGGATACATCGCCACGCTGAAAGACAACTTTGGGTTCATTGAGACGGCCAATCACGATCAAGAGATCTTCTTTCACTACAG tgaGCTGTGTGGAGACATGGAGAACCTGGAGCTGGGTGACACTGTGGAATACACCCTGTCCAAGGGCAAAGGAAACAAAGTCAGCGCTGAGAAGGTTATGAAGATGGCAGCAG TGAATAGTGTGGGACAGGATGTTGGTGAGGCGGTGATGCTGGGGAAGGTGGTGCGCCCTCTGCGTAGTGTGGACCCGTCGCAGACAGAGTACCAGGGGCTCATCGAGCACTCAGAGGAAG AGGGCATGAAGGGCCAGAATTACTCATTTGGCATCATGGGCATGACAAACAAGGCAGACTGTCTGCAGAAAGGAGAGCTGGTGAAGTTCCAGCTGTGCACAGTGGCCCAGACAGGACAGAAGATGGCCTGCAACGTTGTGCCCCAACGCAAAGCCTTAGTGGAGTGCGTCAAGGACCAG TTTGGTTTCATCACATATGAAGTTGGTGAGAGTAAGAAGCTGTTTTTCCATGTCAAAGAGGTGCAGGATGGCTTGGAGCTCCAGACTGGGGATGAGGTGGAGTTCTCAGTCATTCTCAACCAACGCACAGGGAAATGTAGTGCCTGCAATGTGCGCAGAGTCAG TGAAGGGCCTAAACCTGTGGCAACCCCCCGTCCCGATCGTTTGGTCAACCGGCTCAAGAGCATCACCCTGGATGACTCTAGCGCCCCCCGCCTAGTCATTGTGAGACAGCCCCGTGGCCCTGACAACTCAAAG GGCTTCAACGTGGAGCGGAAGACTCGTCAACCGGGTGTAATTGACTGA
- the LOC139368698 gene encoding cold shock domain-containing protein E1-like isoform X48: protein MSFDPGMLHNGHTAFANGTAVGIRETGVVEKLLTSYGFIQCSERQARLFFHCSQYNGNLQELKIGDDVEFEVSSDRRTGKPIAVKLLKIKPEVLPEERISGQVVSAIPTHLDGKSAPGQVPTGSVCYERNGEVFYLTYTPDDIEGNMHLDTGDKVSFYMETNKHTGAVSAHNIVLVKKKQMRCQGVVCATKEAFGFIERADVVKEIFFHYSEFKGDLEALQAGDDVEFTIKERNGKEVATDVRLLAQGTVIFEDISIEQFEGTVIKVIPKVPTKNQNDPLPGRICARISYTDKELLFGEKDTKSKVTLLEGDHVQFNISTDRRDKLERATNIDILPDTFHFTKESREMGVIAAMRDGFGFIKCVDRDARMFFHFSEVLEESQLHISDEVEFTVVPVSPGKKSMDMLSAQRNHAVRIKKLPKGTVSFHTQSEQRFVGVVEKEATAAITNNKSASPSKAKEKEAEEGVISYEDCGVKLTVSYHVKDLEGAAQPQAGDKVEFSINEVKRTGQQSAVTIKILNRTVNTKRLLGYIATLKDNFGFIETANHDQEIFFHYSELCGDMENLELGDTVEYTLSKGKGNKVSAEKVMKMAAVNSVGQDVGEAVMLGKVVRPLRSVDPSQTEYQGLIEHSEEEGMKGQNYSFGIMGMTNKADCLQKGELVKFQLCTVAQTGQKMACNVVPQRKALVECVKDQFGFITYEVGESKKLFFHVKEVQDGLELQTGDEVEFSVILNQRTGKCSACNVRRVSEGPKPVATPRPDRLVNRLKSITLDDSSAPRLVIVRQPRGPDNSKGFNVERKTRQPGVID from the exons ATGAGTTTTGACCCTGGCATGCTCCACAATGGGCACACTGCGTTTGCCAATGGCACAGCGGTGGGCATCAGGGAGACTGGCGTGGTGGAGAAGCTGCTCACCTCCTACGGGTTCATCCAGTGCTCGGAGCGGCAGGCGCGCCTCTTCTTTCACTGCTCCCAGTACAACGGCAACCTGCAGGAGCTCAAGATAGGAG aTGATGTGGAGTTTGAAGTGTCCTCAGACAGGCGTACTGGCAAGCCCATAGCAGTGAAGCTGCTTAAGATCAAACCAGAGGTGCTTCCAGAGGAGCGCATCTCGGGCCAG GTCGTCTCAGCGATTCCTACTCACCTGGATGGCAAGTCTGCTCCAGGGCAGGTCCCCACTGGCAGTGTGTGCTATGAGAGAAATGGG GAGGTGTTTTACTTGACCTACACCCCAGACGACATAGAGGGCAACATGCACCTGGACACGGGAGACAAAGTCAGCTTCTACATGGAAACTAACAAGCA CACCGGTGCAGTCAGTGCACACAACATTGTCCTGGTTAAGAAGAAACAGATGAGGTGCCAGGGGGTTGTCTGTGCCACCAAG GAGGCCTTTGGGTTCATTGAGAGGGCTGATGTGGTGAAGGAGATCTTCTTCCACTACAGCGAGTTCAAGGGCGACCTGGAGGCCCTGCAGGCCGGCGACGACGTGGAGTTCACCATCAAAGAGAGAAAC GGGAAAGAGGTGGCTACTGACGTGAGGCTGCTCGCCCAGGGGACAGTCATATTTGAGGACATCAGCATCGAGCAGTTTGAAGGCACTGTTATCAAGGTCATCCCTAAAGTTCCAACCAAGAACCAG AATGATCCACTACCAGGCCGCATCTGTGCCAGGATCAGTTACACAGACAAGGAGCTCCTGTTTGGTGAGAAGGACACCAAGTCCAAGGTGACCCTGCTGGAAGGCGACCATGTGCAGTTCAACATTTCCACGGACCGTAGGGACAAGCTGGAGCGGGCCACCAACATCGACATCCTGCCTGATACCTTCCACTTCACCAAGGAGTCCCGTGAGATG GGTGTGATCGCTGCCATGCGCGACGGCTTTGGCTTCATCAAGTGTGTGGACCGGGATGCCAGGATGTTCTTTCACTTTAGCGAGGTCCTGGAGGAAAGCCAGCTGCACATCTCTGACGAAGTCGAGTTCACCGTTGTGCCCGTGAGTCCAGGGAAAAAGTCCATG GACATGCTGTCTGCCCAGAGGAACCACGCGGTGCGCATCAAGAAGCTGCCTAAAGGCACAGTGTCCTTCCATACCCAGTCTGAGCAGCGCTTTGTGGGCGTGGTGGAGAAGGAAGCCACGGCAGCCATCACCAACAACAAGAGCGCAAGCCCCAGCAAGGCCAAAGAGAAG GAAGCAGAAGAGGGAGTGATTTCTTATGAGGACTGTGGAGTGAAGCTGACTGTATCGTACCATGTCAAAGATCTGGAGGGAGCTGCCCAGCCACAGGCAGGAGACAAG GTGGAGTTCTCCATCAATGAGGTAAAGAGGACGGGCCAGCAGAGCGCGGTCACCATTAAGATCCTCAACCGCACAGTCAACACCAAAAGGCTGCTGGGATACATCGCCACGCTGAAAGACAACTTTGGGTTCATTGAGACGGCCAATCACGATCAAGAGATCTTCTTTCACTACAG tgaGCTGTGTGGAGACATGGAGAACCTGGAGCTGGGTGACACTGTGGAATACACCCTGTCCAAGGGCAAAGGAAACAAAGTCAGCGCTGAGAAGGTTATGAAGATGGCAGCAG TGAATAGTGTGGGACAGGATGTTGGTGAGGCGGTGATGCTGGGGAAGGTGGTGCGCCCTCTGCGTAGTGTGGACCCGTCGCAGACAGAGTACCAGGGGCTCATCGAGCACTCAGAGGAAG AGGGCATGAAGGGCCAGAATTACTCATTTGGCATCATGGGCATGACAAACAAGGCAGACTGTCTGCAGAAAGGAGAGCTGGTGAAGTTCCAGCTGTGCACAGTGGCCCAGACAGGACAGAAGATGGCCTGCAACGTTGTGCCCCAACGCAAAGCCTTAGTGGAGTGCGTCAAGGACCAG TTTGGTTTCATCACATATGAAGTTGGTGAGAGTAAGAAGCTGTTTTTCCATGTCAAAGAGGTGCAGGATGGCTTGGAGCTCCAGACTGGGGATGAGGTGGAGTTCTCAGTCATTCTCAACCAACGCACAGGGAAATGTAGTGCCTGCAATGTGCGCAGAGTCAG TGAAGGGCCTAAACCTGTGGCAACCCCCCGTCCCGATCGTTTGGTCAACCGGCTCAAGAGCATCACCCTGGATGACTCTAGCGCCCCCCGCCTAGTCATTGTGAGACAGCCCCGTGGCCCTGACAACTCAAAG GGCTTCAACGTGGAGCGGAAGACTCGTCAACCGGGTGTAATTGACTGA